Proteins encoded within one genomic window of Meleagris gallopavo isolate NT-WF06-2002-E0010 breed Aviagen turkey brand Nicholas breeding stock unplaced genomic scaffold, Turkey_5.1 ChrUn_random_7180001955761, whole genome shotgun sequence:
- the LOC104917117 gene encoding probable peroxisomal membrane protein PEX13 — MSCSLTVERLLVCPQCRKMTFLHDDCYFPNSYRGLHSYRGYDYSGPYNYRGFGGLYDFGDRYGHDGLYGHWGFYGSRDLYGFGGLNGGYRGLHGDCYGYPGWYSSRYGHHFGSRYGQRYGHGGW; from the exons ATGTCCTGCAGCCTCACTGTGGAACGACTATTG GTTTGCCCTCAGTGCAGAAAGATGACTTTCCTCCATGATGACTGCTACTTCCCCAACAGTTACAGGGGCCTCCACAGCTACCGGGGCTATGACTACAGCGGCCCTTACAACTACAGGGGCTTTGGTGGCCTCTACGACTTTGGGGACCGCTATGGCCATGATGGTCTGTACGGTCACTGGGGCTTCTATGGCTCTAGGGACCTCTATGGCTTTGGAGGTCTGAATGGTGGCTATAGGGGCCTGCATGGAGACTGCTATGGCTACCCAGGCTGGTACAGCAGCCGCTACGGTCACCACTTCGGTTCACGATATGGTCAACGCTACGGCCATGGGGGCTGGTAA
- the LOC116217801 gene encoding histidine-rich glycoprotein-like gives MTFHREFYNNEHYSPFCQEDLHGFWDLNDHRFRHPYGHHWGHHHDYNQHWSPYGYNRGFGSLYGNRSLSAHGGYYGHGDFFGFGHRHPFFSHHGHRYWY, from the coding sequence ATGACTTTCCACAGGGAATTCTACAACAACGAACACTACTCACCCTTCTGCCAGGAAGACCTGCACGGTTTCTGGGACCTGAATGACCACCGATTCAGGCACCCATACGGCCACCACTGGGGCCACCACCATGATTACAACCAACATTGGAGCCCTTATGGCTACAACAGAGGTTTTGGGAGCCTGTATGGGAACAGGAGCTTGAGTGCTCATGGGGGTTATTACGGGCATGGGGACTTCTTTGGTTTTGGGCACCGCCACCCCTTCTTTTCTCATCATGGCCACAGATACTGGTATTGA
- the LOC116217800 gene encoding feather keratin B-4-like codes for MTHSLSPCTDGSPSLCGVAVPQPVANSCNEPCVVQCPDSTVVIYPPPVVVTIPGPILTTFPQQSTVGSVGAPEIGSGFSGAPAPGGLQVSGGARWARGYPVGSCKPC; via the coding sequence ATGACGCACTCCTTAAGCCCGTGCACTGATGGCAGCCCCTCACTGTGTGGGGTGGCTGTGCCACAGCCCGTGGCCaacagctgcaacgagccctgCGTGGTGCAGTGCCCCGACTCGACGGTGGTCATCTACCCTCCGCCAGTGgttgtcaccatccctggaccAATCCTTACCACCTTCCCACAGCAGAGCACCGTGGGGTCCGTGGGAGCCCCTGAAATTGGAAGTGGCTTCAGTGGTGCCCCAGCTCCTGGGGGCCTGCAGGTCTCTGGGGGAGCCCGGTGGGCTCGGGGGTACCCAGTTGGGAGCTGCAAACCGTGCTGA